In a single window of the Fusobacterium simiae genome:
- a CDS encoding glucose-1-dehydrogenase, protein MLYKELENKVVVITGGSKGIGTAISKRFGEEKMKVVVNYNSDSKGAEEAVKIIKDAGGDGIAVQANIGTEEGVNLLIETAIKNFGGLDIWVNNAGMENQYETHKLPLKDWEKVINVNLTGVFLGTKAALNYFVENNKKGNIINISSVHEQIPWPTFAHYAASKGGVKLFTETVAMEYAARNIRINSIGPGAINTPINAKKFSDPEQLENTISMVPMKRIGAPEEVAAAAAWLASDESSYVTGITLFVDGGMTLYPAFQGGKG, encoded by the coding sequence ATGTTATATAAAGAATTAGAAAATAAAGTAGTAGTTATCACTGGTGGTTCAAAAGGAATAGGAACAGCTATTTCTAAACGTTTTGGTGAAGAAAAAATGAAAGTTGTTGTAAATTATAATTCAGATTCAAAGGGTGCAGAAGAAGCTGTTAAAATAATAAAAGATGCTGGTGGAGATGGAATAGCAGTACAAGCAAATATTGGAACTGAAGAAGGTGTTAATCTTTTAATTGAAACAGCTATTAAAAATTTTGGTGGATTAGATATTTGGGTAAATAATGCTGGTATGGAAAATCAATATGAAACTCATAAACTTCCCCTTAAAGATTGGGAAAAGGTTATAAATGTAAATTTAACAGGAGTTTTTTTAGGTACTAAGGCAGCATTAAATTACTTTGTAGAAAATAATAAAAAAGGAAATATTATAAATATTTCATCAGTTCATGAACAAATCCCATGGCCTACATTTGCACATTATGCAGCCTCTAAAGGAGGAGTAAAGTTATTTACTGAAACAGTCGCTATGGAATATGCAGCAAGAAATATAAGAATAAATAGTATAGGACCAGGTGCAATTAACACACCTATAAATGCTAAAAAATTTTCTGATCCAGAACAATTAGAAAATACAATCAGTATGGTTCCTATGAAACGTATAGGAGCTCCTGAAGAGGTGGCAGCTGCAGCCGCTTGGCTTGCTTCTGATGAATCTAGTTATGTTACAGGTATTACATTATTTGTTGATGGAGGAATGACACTTTATCCTGCTTTCCAAGGAGGAAAAGGATAA
- a CDS encoding SDR family oxidoreductase encodes MSKVIVITGASSGIGEATAKILAKDGGKIVLGARREDKLKKLAEEVKNLGGEAVYSVTDVTKVEEVEALAKLAIDTFGKIDVWLNNAGIMPSSPMIKKDIKSWDAIIDTNIKGVMYGIGAALPYMYKQKSGHIINISSVAGHIIHAGNAAYAASKWAVRAISDTLRQEVAQDNVNIRVTNVSPGAINTELVSSLPDSESKKRLQQFYDAYAIPVERIALTIKQAIDMDEDTAWNEIIIRPTKQVL; translated from the coding sequence ATGTCAAAAGTAATAGTAATTACAGGAGCTTCAAGTGGAATAGGAGAAGCAACTGCAAAAATATTAGCAAAAGATGGTGGAAAAATAGTTTTAGGAGCTCGTAGAGAAGATAAATTAAAGAAACTAGCAGAAGAAGTTAAAAATTTAGGAGGAGAAGCAGTTTATTCTGTAACTGATGTTACAAAAGTAGAAGAAGTGGAAGCACTTGCTAAATTAGCAATAGATACTTTTGGAAAAATAGATGTATGGTTAAATAATGCAGGGATTATGCCTAGTTCTCCAATGATAAAAAAAGATATTAAAAGTTGGGATGCAATAATTGATACAAATATAAAAGGAGTTATGTATGGTATTGGTGCTGCACTTCCATATATGTATAAACAAAAATCAGGACATATTATAAATATATCTTCAGTAGCAGGGCATATCATCCATGCAGGAAATGCAGCTTATGCAGCTTCAAAATGGGCAGTTAGAGCAATCAGTGATACATTACGTCAAGAAGTAGCTCAAGATAATGTGAATATCCGTGTAACAAATGTTTCACCAGGAGCTATTAATACAGAATTAGTATCAAGTTTGCCAGATAGTGAATCTAAAAAGAGATTACAACAATTCTATGATGCTTATGCAATACCTGTGGAAAGAATAGCGCTTACTATTAAACAAGCGATTGATATGGATGAAGATACTGCTTGGAATGAAATTATTATAAGACCTACTAAACAAGTATTATAA